In Bradyrhizobium sp. CCBAU 051011, the following are encoded in one genomic region:
- a CDS encoding DUF2267 domain-containing protein has product MDELIGRLASKAGIDSAVAEKTIGIVLGFLRNEGPSDKVQALIDQIPGAEVAIAASSSNGGFARLMGGGLMAVGTRLMALGLGMNEIQSVARELFRFGRDKIGADQMGEIISGTPGLSQFA; this is encoded by the coding sequence ATGGATGAACTGATTGGGCGGCTGGCCTCAAAGGCCGGCATCGATAGCGCTGTCGCTGAAAAAACCATCGGCATCGTTCTGGGTTTTCTCCGTAACGAGGGCCCCTCCGACAAGGTTCAGGCTCTGATCGACCAAATTCCGGGTGCCGAAGTTGCAATTGCGGCTTCCAGCAGCAATGGCGGATTCGCGCGGCTGATGGGCGGAGGCTTGATGGCGGTTGGCACCAGGCTGATGGCGCTGGGTCTGGGCATGAACGAGATTCAAAGCGTGGCACGTGAACTTTTCAGGTTCGGCCGCGACAAAATCGGAGCGGATCAAATGGGCGAAATCATTTCGGGAACGCCGGGCCTCAGCCAGTTCGCATAG